The Akkermansia muciniphila genome contains a region encoding:
- the rpsD gene encoding 30S ribosomal protein S4, with protein MARYTGPRDKVSRRFGVALFGSTKALEKRPFPPGQHGMRAGRKKKSDYGVMLAEKQKLRFQYGVLEGQFRKYYAEAARRRGITGDILLQLLELRLDNVVYRLGFSNTRAGARQLVSHGHITVNGKKTNVASYSCRPGDVIAVGGKASSQQLATRSLDLTQATVVPDWLECDRDKLTGKVARVPSKEEIAPIVNEQLIVEFYSR; from the coding sequence ATGGCTCGTTATACCGGTCCCCGCGATAAAGTGTCCCGCCGTTTTGGCGTTGCTCTTTTCGGTTCCACCAAGGCTCTTGAAAAGCGCCCCTTCCCCCCCGGCCAGCATGGCATGCGCGCCGGCCGCAAGAAGAAGTCTGACTATGGCGTGATGCTTGCAGAAAAGCAGAAGCTGCGTTTCCAGTACGGTGTGCTTGAAGGCCAGTTCCGCAAGTATTATGCAGAAGCTGCCCGCCGCCGCGGCATTACCGGCGACATCCTGCTTCAGCTCCTTGAACTCCGTCTGGACAATGTTGTGTACCGCCTCGGCTTCAGCAACACCCGCGCTGGAGCCCGCCAGCTCGTTTCCCACGGTCATATCACCGTGAACGGCAAGAAGACGAACGTTGCTTCCTACTCCTGCCGCCCCGGCGACGTGATCGCCGTTGGAGGCAAGGCCTCCTCCCAGCAGCTTGCCACCCGTTCCCTTGACCTGACCCAGGCCACGGTGGTTCCGGACTGGCTGGAATGCGACCGTGACAAGCTCACGGGCAAGGTTGCCCGCGTACCTTCCAAGGAAGAGATTGCTCCTATCGTCAACGAGCAGCTCATCGTGGAATTCTACTCCCGTTAA
- the rpsK gene encoding 30S ribosomal protein S11, translated as MASEEITNETAEQPVETAAPAPAPVAEAPAAAASAPEETPKKPEPRKDIFAELGLGGDDDKPKILKAKGSKNVSSGVVHVSSTFNNTVVTVTDQRGNVIGWSSAGKMGFKGSRKSTAYAGQVVCQDACRQAMGHGLREVEVRVKGPGSGRESAVRAVQTIGIEITSIKDVTPIPHNGCRPPKARRV; from the coding sequence ATGGCTAGCGAAGAAATCACCAACGAAACCGCTGAACAGCCCGTGGAAACGGCAGCTCCCGCTCCCGCCCCGGTCGCTGAAGCTCCGGCCGCCGCTGCTTCCGCTCCTGAAGAAACCCCCAAGAAGCCTGAACCCCGCAAGGACATTTTTGCGGAACTGGGCCTTGGCGGCGATGACGACAAGCCCAAAATCCTGAAGGCCAAGGGCAGCAAGAACGTTTCCTCCGGCGTGGTTCATGTTTCCTCCACGTTCAACAACACCGTCGTCACCGTGACCGACCAGCGCGGCAACGTGATCGGCTGGTCCTCCGCCGGCAAGATGGGCTTCAAGGGCTCCCGCAAGAGCACGGCTTACGCCGGCCAGGTGGTTTGCCAGGACGCTTGCCGCCAGGCCATGGGCCATGGCCTGCGTGAAGTTGAAGTGCGCGTGAAGGGACCGGGCTCCGGTCGTGAATCCGCCGTGCGTGCCGTGCAGACGATTGGCATTGAAATCACCTCCATCAAGGATGTGACCCCCATTCCCCACAACGGCTGCCGTCCTCCGAAGGCCCGCCGCGTCTAA
- the rpsM gene encoding 30S ribosomal protein S13, which translates to MARLFGTEIPNEKRIEASLPYIYGIGSSTSKRILEQAGINPDIRTGQLTDEQLTKIVQVITTDGILIEGDLRREKQSILKRLTSINCYRGQRHRRGLPVRGQRTRTNARTRKGKKKTVGAQAKKK; encoded by the coding sequence ATGGCACGCCTTTTCGGTACAGAAATACCCAACGAGAAGCGCATCGAGGCTTCCCTTCCGTACATTTACGGGATCGGTAGCTCGACTTCTAAGAGAATCCTGGAACAAGCAGGCATCAATCCCGACATCCGCACGGGACAGCTTACCGACGAACAACTCACGAAGATTGTTCAAGTGATCACCACCGACGGCATCCTGATTGAAGGTGACCTTCGTCGTGAAAAGCAATCCATTCTCAAGCGTCTGACTTCCATCAACTGCTATCGCGGTCAGCGCCACCGCCGCGGCCTTCCGGTCCGTGGACAGCGTACCCGCACGAATGCCCGCACCCGTAAAGGCAAGAAGAAGACTGTTGGCGCGCAGGCCAAGAAGAAGTAA
- the queG gene encoding tRNA epoxyqueuosine(34) reductase QueG has protein sequence MKKILGGRGALVHDAGVLTPEPAVIKDSLCAVSRLLGFSGCRVARAGKSPHAEKLFQWLERGWHAGMEWMARSPERRADPAEVLSGCRSVICLSYDYDSPRGRPEGQGSICLYAHGKDYHGILEEKLADLLELLSIYGGEHKGYVDAGPVMERDHAEACGVGWRGRSGLIVRRKGGSRFFIATVLTTLELEPDAPVSHGCGSCRRCADLCPAGAIMENGQVDAGRCLSYWTIEHRGSIPEEMRPLIGSRLYGCDTCVTVCPWNGKPLPDADERFRMSRRLASIPLRDLLSLDADGFAALFRNSPLKRIKREGLLRNGCIVLGNTGTPEDIDFLKALSGESPLVAEHASWAVERILRRHGPGAGSSGARD, from the coding sequence ATGAAGAAAATTCTTGGTGGAAGGGGCGCTCTTGTCCATGATGCGGGGGTGCTGACGCCGGAACCCGCCGTGATTAAAGATTCCCTGTGCGCCGTATCCCGGCTGCTGGGGTTTTCCGGCTGCCGCGTGGCCCGTGCCGGAAAGAGCCCTCACGCGGAAAAATTATTCCAGTGGCTGGAACGCGGGTGGCATGCGGGAATGGAATGGATGGCGCGCTCCCCGGAAAGGCGGGCGGACCCTGCGGAAGTGCTTTCCGGCTGCCGTTCCGTCATTTGCCTGTCCTATGATTACGACAGCCCCCGGGGGCGGCCGGAGGGGCAGGGAAGCATCTGCCTGTACGCGCACGGAAAGGATTACCACGGCATCCTGGAAGAGAAGCTGGCGGATTTGCTGGAACTGCTTTCCATTTACGGCGGGGAGCACAAGGGGTATGTGGACGCGGGCCCGGTCATGGAACGGGACCATGCGGAGGCTTGCGGAGTGGGGTGGCGCGGGAGAAGCGGCCTCATCGTGCGCAGGAAGGGCGGCTCCCGTTTTTTTATCGCCACCGTGCTGACCACGCTGGAACTGGAGCCGGACGCTCCGGTCTCCCACGGGTGCGGAAGCTGCCGCCGCTGCGCGGACCTGTGTCCTGCGGGCGCGATTATGGAAAACGGGCAGGTGGATGCCGGGAGGTGCCTTTCCTACTGGACGATCGAACACCGGGGTTCCATTCCGGAGGAAATGCGCCCCCTGATAGGCTCGCGCCTGTACGGATGCGACACCTGCGTGACGGTCTGCCCCTGGAACGGAAAGCCCCTGCCGGATGCGGATGAACGGTTCCGCATGTCCCGCCGCCTGGCCTCCATACCTCTGCGCGACCTGCTTTCCCTGGATGCCGATGGTTTTGCGGCCCTGTTCCGGAATTCCCCCCTGAAAAGAATCAAAAGGGAGGGACTGCTGCGCAACGGATGCATTGTGCTGGGGAATACCGGGACGCCGGAGGACATTGATTTTTTAAAGGCGCTTTCCGGGGAGTCTCCCCTAGTGGCGGAACACGCCTCCTGGGCCGTGGAGCGCATCCTCCGCCGCCATGGGCCGGGCGCAGGATCAAGCGGCGCAAGAGATTAA
- a CDS encoding ELM1/GtrOC1 family putative glycosyltransferase, whose protein sequence is MNIRILSDGKQGHLNQSLGLAQALIAKAGGTVETVDLQGLSLLGKIRKAVSGSDTPRPDLFISAGHGTHIPLICARHHFKTRAVLCMKPTLPCTFFDLCLIPRHDLRPGRDYTDTGIFPTQGALHPMRPDPSIPKDITLILIGGPSKDFDWDDEAMLNQLSDISIRTPGNIVLTTSRRTPEGFAEKIQTAVPEITVVPVEETQPGWVARHLAHASATWVSQDSVSMVYEALGAGAPVGVLAVPRRSGKRKSRILSGLEMLEKEGLVTGYREWKKNGFRLATPGAPLLEADRAADYILTRFFPQYRAL, encoded by the coding sequence ATGAACATCCGGATTCTGAGCGATGGGAAACAGGGCCACCTCAACCAGTCCCTGGGGCTGGCCCAGGCCCTGATCGCCAAGGCGGGGGGCACCGTGGAAACGGTGGACCTGCAAGGCCTTTCCCTTCTGGGGAAAATCCGGAAAGCCGTCTCCGGCAGCGACACGCCGCGGCCGGACCTGTTCATCTCCGCCGGGCACGGCACGCACATCCCGCTTATCTGCGCCCGCCACCATTTCAAGACACGGGCCGTCCTGTGCATGAAACCCACGCTTCCCTGCACCTTTTTTGACCTCTGCCTCATTCCGCGCCATGACCTGCGCCCCGGACGCGACTATACGGACACGGGCATCTTCCCTACCCAGGGAGCGCTTCACCCCATGAGGCCGGACCCTTCCATCCCGAAGGATATTACGCTGATCCTCATCGGAGGGCCAAGCAAGGATTTTGACTGGGATGACGAGGCCATGCTCAACCAGCTTTCAGACATCAGCATCCGGACGCCGGGCAACATCGTGCTGACCACCTCGCGTCGGACGCCGGAGGGCTTTGCGGAAAAAATCCAGACGGCCGTTCCGGAAATCACCGTCGTTCCCGTGGAGGAAACGCAGCCGGGCTGGGTGGCGCGGCATCTGGCGCACGCCTCCGCCACCTGGGTCAGCCAAGATAGCGTCTCCATGGTGTATGAAGCGCTGGGCGCAGGCGCCCCCGTAGGCGTCCTGGCTGTTCCGCGCCGCAGCGGCAAACGTAAATCCCGCATCCTGTCCGGTCTGGAAATGCTGGAAAAGGAGGGCCTGGTCACCGGATACCGGGAATGGAAAAAGAACGGCTTCCGCCTGGCAACGCCCGGCGCCCCCCTCCTGGAGGCGGACCGCGCCGCAGACTACATCCTCACCAGATTCTTCCCCCAATACCGCGCCTTATGA
- a CDS encoding glycosyltransferase family 4 protein, with translation MKIVHLVPSMESGGVEQVVMELGSGLAARGVENIVVSAGGRLVPQLEKEGSRHILMPIGKKSLATFFRIGALRALLQAIRPDILHLHSRVPAWVGYLAWKKLPPEDRPGLVTSVHGFYSVNRYSAIMSRGERVIAVSNCIRDYILTHYPSTPEDRIRIIPNAISPEQHYPGYSPSREWLTGWYMAYPELKGKFTLCLPGRITRLKGQLDLIPIIRKLLEQGIPAHAVIVGETKKGKEEYKNEVLREIERAGVSHAFTWTGHRQDLRDIISACSATLSLTQSPEAFGKSTLEALALGKPVAGYAHGGVKEQLDAFLPEGNISVGDTSAMAGLLARWHAQPPPLPRQIPSPYNIEDMIQGHLDVYKELAPHS, from the coding sequence ATGAAAATAGTGCATCTCGTCCCCTCCATGGAATCCGGAGGCGTGGAGCAAGTCGTCATGGAACTGGGCAGCGGCCTCGCCGCGCGGGGCGTGGAAAACATCGTCGTCTCCGCAGGCGGCCGCCTGGTTCCCCAATTGGAAAAGGAAGGCTCCCGCCACATCCTGATGCCCATCGGCAAAAAAAGCCTCGCCACCTTCTTCCGCATCGGCGCACTCCGCGCCCTGCTCCAGGCCATCAGGCCGGACATCCTGCATCTCCATTCCCGCGTTCCCGCCTGGGTGGGGTACCTGGCGTGGAAAAAACTGCCGCCGGAAGACCGCCCCGGCCTCGTCACCAGCGTGCATGGCTTCTACTCCGTCAACAGGTATTCCGCCATCATGAGCCGCGGGGAACGGGTGATTGCCGTTTCCAACTGCATCAGGGACTATATTCTCACTCACTACCCGTCCACCCCTGAGGACCGTATCAGAATCATCCCCAACGCCATTTCTCCGGAGCAACACTATCCGGGCTACTCCCCCTCCCGCGAATGGCTCACGGGCTGGTACATGGCTTATCCGGAACTCAAAGGAAAATTTACCCTCTGCCTGCCGGGCCGCATCACGCGTCTGAAAGGCCAGCTGGACCTGATTCCCATCATCAGAAAACTTCTGGAACAGGGGATCCCGGCCCACGCCGTCATCGTGGGAGAAACCAAAAAGGGGAAGGAAGAGTATAAAAACGAGGTTCTCCGGGAAATTGAGCGTGCCGGCGTCTCCCACGCCTTTACGTGGACGGGACACCGCCAGGATCTGCGGGACATCATTTCCGCCTGCTCCGCCACCCTTTCCCTGACCCAGAGCCCGGAGGCCTTCGGCAAATCAACCCTGGAAGCCCTCGCCCTGGGAAAACCCGTAGCCGGATACGCCCACGGCGGCGTCAAGGAACAACTGGACGCCTTTCTGCCGGAAGGGAACATCAGCGTGGGGGACACCTCCGCCATGGCCGGCCTGCTGGCCCGGTGGCATGCCCAGCCCCCGCCCCTGCCCCGGCAAATTCCCTCCCCTTATAATATAGAGGATATGATTCAGGGTCATCTTGACGTTTACAAGGAACTGGCTCCCCATTCATGA
- the dprA gene encoding DNA-processing protein DprA: MTPQEAAIALNLIPGLGPVRVMRLMQVFASPELILEAPASMLEGIPGIGPQLARLISSWRSMVNPYRELELADKAGASVTTVFDAAYPSALRDLPDAPIVLYSWGAWAGKDSERSIAVVGSRMATHYGRLCAKTISHDLAEAGVTIISGLARGVDTEAHLGALDAGGRTIAVIGAGLNRLYPRENGNLARRIAEDHGAVVSEFPMDTPPSRTTFPMRNRIVSGWSRATLVVEASGRSGALITARMAGEQGRDVFCIPGPVDRHSSDGCHALIRDGATLASNACDILHDMKWTAPEQGLPLFSPHPPSPATRPSPPTPEEEKVLHAIRLGFNTIDTLCASLGEPACAITPLLARMQITGQITPDAGGYFSINCKER, encoded by the coding sequence ATGACGCCGCAGGAAGCCGCCATCGCCCTGAACCTGATCCCGGGGCTGGGCCCTGTCAGGGTCATGCGCCTCATGCAGGTATTCGCATCTCCTGAACTGATTCTGGAGGCCCCTGCCTCCATGCTGGAGGGAATTCCCGGGATTGGGCCGCAACTGGCGCGCCTCATTTCCTCCTGGCGCAGCATGGTCAATCCATACCGGGAACTGGAACTGGCGGACAAAGCGGGAGCCTCTGTCACCACGGTCTTTGACGCCGCCTATCCCTCCGCCCTGCGCGACCTTCCGGACGCTCCCATTGTCCTTTACTCATGGGGAGCCTGGGCCGGTAAGGACTCGGAGCGTTCCATTGCCGTCGTAGGCTCCCGGATGGCTACCCACTACGGCAGGCTATGCGCCAAAACCATCTCCCATGACCTGGCGGAAGCCGGAGTAACTATCATCTCCGGCCTGGCGCGCGGCGTGGATACGGAGGCCCATTTGGGCGCCCTGGATGCAGGGGGCCGCACCATCGCCGTCATTGGAGCAGGCCTCAACAGGCTCTATCCCCGGGAAAACGGGAACCTGGCACGGCGCATCGCGGAAGACCATGGAGCGGTAGTTTCTGAATTCCCCATGGATACGCCCCCCTCCCGCACCACCTTTCCCATGCGCAACCGCATCGTGAGCGGCTGGAGCCGGGCCACGCTGGTAGTGGAGGCCTCCGGACGCAGCGGAGCCCTGATCACGGCACGGATGGCAGGCGAACAGGGGCGGGACGTCTTCTGCATTCCCGGCCCGGTGGACCGCCATTCTTCCGACGGCTGCCATGCCCTCATCCGGGACGGCGCCACACTGGCCTCCAACGCCTGCGACATTCTGCATGACATGAAATGGACCGCTCCGGAACAGGGCCTGCCCCTTTTCTCCCCGCACCCGCCTTCCCCCGCTACACGTCCGTCCCCTCCCACACCGGAGGAAGAGAAAGTCCTCCATGCCATAAGGCTGGGCTTCAACACCATTGACACCCTCTGCGCCTCCCTGGGGGAACCGGCATGCGCCATCACTCCGCTGCTGGCCAGAATGCAAATTACAGGGCAAATCACGCCGGACGCCGGGGGATATTTTTCCATCAACTGCAAGGAACGCTAA